The segment TAAAAAAGGATATAATTTCGTATATCAATAAGGCAGAAGTGGCAATTGTTGGAGCAAATGCGATTACCGCAGATGAAGGAGCAATTGTCATTATCCATAATGAAGGGAATGTCTCGGAAATAATTCAAAAAACGAATAAATTGATTGTGGTTACTGGCGTGGAGAAGATATATAATAATTTGGAAAATGCCATAACTATGGTTAAGGCTTTGACTTACAACGCCACTGGAGCAAAAACAACCTCATTTATCAACATTATCACGGCTCCAAGTAAAACTGCGGATATAGAGAAAAAACTTATCAAGGGTGTTTATAGCCCACAAGAAATAATCGTAATCCTCCTTAATAATAAAAGAGAAGAGATTAGTCAAAGTAAGTTTAAAGAATTATTGTATTGTATCGGTTGTGGTTTCTGCTTGGTTGCCTGTCCGATGTATTTAACTGTTGGAGATAGATACGGTGTGGATGAAAATATCGGCGGGAGAGGTATTTTATTATCTTATTTAAGGGATGAAAACAAACAGGCGGCAAAAACAGCTAATCTTTGTCTGAGTTGTTTTAATTGTAAAAAAAACTGTCCGATAAATATTAATATTCCGAGGATGGTGTGGCAGATACGAAAGATGGAGGGGCAAAATAATTTAGTTGCTTTTATATAT is part of the bacterium genome and harbors:
- a CDS encoding LUD domain-containing protein: MFTLKQILQLRKSFNEVKERKKKRRFKINKGLLRRFREESVGNQKLLQKTVDQLKSNGIKVILAEKKDDALNFLKEELKDYNVIVKSKSNVSKELKITDFLNEIGKTVVETDIGDRLLQITNEKPSHPTGPASHLSINDIQLALENYFGHKISNVPEEIVAEIKKDIISYINKAEVAIVGANAITADEGAIVIIHNEGNVSEIIQKTNKLIVVTGVEKIYNNLENAITMVKALTYNATGAKTTSFINIITAPSKTADIEKKLIKGVYSPQEIIVILLNNKREEISQSKFKELLYCIGCGFCLVACPMYLTVGDRYGVDENIGGRGILLSYLRDENKQAAKTANLCLSCFNCKKNCPININIPRMVWQIRKMEGQNNLVAFIYAHFVYIVNSFVTIHPVGK